The genomic segment gttgttctatGCATTAAAACTTTACGCTgcgctttaattttaattttttctaataatcCAAGGTCTTCTTCCAATTTTTTGCCACATTAAAGGTTTCATGGGATATACATTATAgttgaattattattttatacatcTGCGTTTTCGATTTTCTattcagtaatttatttttttagctgttttttaTTCTCGTGGTAAACCTTATCcattgtaattatttttgatctgatttctctttttctctctttttttgttttttttttgtgtaagatCTCATCTGGAGAAAAATATAATACCGACGTTTGCAGATGACAAAGCTATGTATATTATCGTATTATCAATTGGACAAAATCATGAAGAAGCTGTACGAAACTACAAATTTCAGTACCTAGATAAAATATGAGATTGGACAAAAAATCAATATCCAAATTTTATACCCATCAACAATAAACATAGAAATGACTTGTTTAAAAAGACTAAGGAACCATACCATCGTTcaaaataaatcaaacaaaaagtgttaacaaatattatattataatccTAATTTAATTATGTAATTGGTAATGTGTGGTGCCACCTATGATCAATAATTTTAACGATAAAAATTTCGAGCAACAGCAAAAAGTAAAAATCAGAAGATTTCTACTACTTGTtagaaaccaaaattcagattatCGCCCAAATCTGTGCCTTCTACGATTTTCAAAGCAAACAAACGATGAATAAAGCTTGACTGTCTTttctattattataaattttgattTTCCTGAATTGAGAAAACCTCAAGAAAATTCCATCCATACAACATACAATAGTTAATATCCAGTTGACAGTGACATATGACACTTGGTAATGGAAGTTAGACTGTGCTATACAGACTGAAATACTAAACCGTAAACAAATATTATAATGGAAGAGGAATTAGATTTCCAGAAAATTTGTAGAGTATGTTTAAATGAAGGAGTAATGATGTCAATTTTCAAAGTAAACATTTCCAAAAAATTAATGGCCTGTGCCTCAATCCAGGTAAGGACACTAAGGCCAATATGCTTAGACTACTTTCATTCATATTGTTAAATGCAAATCAacaagaaaattttgaataacatttatttaaaaaaaaagtaactgattttcaattattatagTTTTATGCTTATTTGTTTTGTAAAGTGAATTTAacagttaatttatttatgtattaaaGGTTTGGCAATATGATGGCCTGCCCACCCAGATTTGCCAAAAGTGCTCAGCCAAATTACACATATCCTTCCAGTTCAAAAAATTATGTGAAAAATCAGACGGTAAATTACGCCAGCAGCTAAATAAAATCAATGAGAGACAAGCACAACAacagcagcaacaacaacaactACAACAACAAAATCCTCCAATCCAAACTGTTGAAAAGCAATCTACCCCGAACTTACCTCAATATACTCAGCCCATACCAGAAAATAGTTGCGTTTTTATTGAATGCAATCCCATTATTGATAGTATTGGCCAtgaaaacaattttattcctcCTAGTCAACCTGAACAACAGATCTCGCAGTTAGACTACAATCAGCTCAGTGGCTACAATGTAGATAGTGTTGGGAATGTACAAGTATATAATGGAAGTTATAATATGCCCTTGGAACATACTGGGGTTTTGCATAATCAAGAAATTCAGTCATTGCAGGTGAGCTAAAACCATTATTtaaattacttatttttatttgaaccCCCTACTTTTATGTAGATATTACAGTTTCACAGTTTAGAGATCCTTCACAAGTTTTAATGAATAATTGAGAACACCTTGTGAAAATTTTCATTTCCAAATTGAATATATTGTATATTCAGTCCTaatacattttattgtttgtttagtATTGTATCTACAAGAAAAAAGTGTCTACTTGAATATTTCTGAAGAATTATTAAGTAAACTTCAAATTCTGTCACAtttacttatattattattttaaagtagAAAATATATGTGAAATAATCATTAATAAAAGTCTACAGGGTCTTTTCTACCAGAATTTTGGTTAGTTTAGGATTTGAATACAACTTTTTTATGTTTGACCCTTTTAGTCTGTATCAGTGATTACTATGAATGCATACTGGCTTTCTTATTAGCACAAACTTCTTTACAGCTGGATCCTCAACCACAACAATCTCAAATTCAATACTTAAATCCACCGCAAAACCACCAACAGCTCACTAACCTTTCAAATAGTACCATCAATGTTAAAGATGAGGAGGAAAAAGCAAAAGTAAATCAGTCTCCCACCCCTGTAGATACCAGCAAGCAGTGCCCTACttgtaataaagtattttcaaCGCTGACCAAATTGACCAGACATATGAAGACCCATGCTTCAGACTTGCcttataaatgtaaaatttgcaataaaggTAAGGAAGTGAACATATTTGTCATGAAGCTGAaatgtttcatatttttaaaattatttgtgagTTTATTCACCTATTATATTGTAGAAAACATATGTACAGCCTGAAAAATGGAAGATTACCCATGAAggatcatatcaatcacttattttgtatttgctacaaaataagtgattgatatgatcgtttatgggtaatctttcatttttccgactGTAATCATGTTAATTGACTAATGTAACACTTTAAATCTAGTTACCTATTATAAATTCTAATTAAAAAGTTGGATAACTACTATTCAAGTCATTGGACAGGAAACAAGCAAAATATTTCTTTACTTCCAAATATTATAATGTTCTCTACTGTATAGGGTGTCCAACTAAGAATGGCTTTCAACTATACCTAGAGAATTAAATCAGGTCTACTGAATAGATGACTTTTAACTAATAGAACCCAGATACAGGCCTGGAGTACCCTGCAAGTGATCATCTGCAACAATAAAAGGATTGGATCAAGCGCTGTTCAAGCCAAACAATTGTTTGATCAAAGactaattattgaagataaaggTCTGGAAAAAATCAGCAATTGTCCTGAAAATCATCAAAAAAGTCCAGGATATTGTTTTGGATGATCATAAATTGAAAGTTACATGATGAAGATATCACAAGAAACTGTTTTTACAATTTTAACTGAAGTGTGGTGATGAAAAGAGTGTGTAGTGGGTACAGTTTTTGCTCCTAGTGGTTTAAAAATGAGTGAAACATTCAGAGCTGTTTTAGCACAATTAATGTGAGTTTTTGTGCCAATATGCAGTTGTGAATTAAACCTCTATCCACTCTCATGACAATATCCACTACTTCACTCAGAAGTCAATACTAGATAAGTTTGAAGGAAGAACTTGCAAACAAATCTTTAACAGAGTTGGGTAAGtatgtgtaaaataaaaatttacaattacaaagtacttaaaaaaaaagaacaatttaCAAAGTACATGTTTGAAAAATAAGGAATTATATTGATCTAATTACAGTAACATGAAGAATGGTAATTATTTAGTACACTTATA from the Diabrotica undecimpunctata isolate CICGRU chromosome 1, icDiaUnde3, whole genome shotgun sequence genome contains:
- the LOC140432899 gene encoding uncharacterized protein, which produces MEEELDFQKICRVCLNEGVMMSIFKVNISKKLMACASIQVWQYDGLPTQICQKCSAKLHISFQFKKLCEKSDGKLRQQLNKINERQAQQQQQQQQLQQQNPPIQTVEKQSTPNLPQYTQPIPENSCVFIECNPIIDSIGHENNFIPPSQPEQQISQLDYNQLSGYNVDSVGNVQVYNGSYNMPLEHTGVLHNQEIQSLQLDPQPQQSQIQYLNPPQNHQQLTNLSNSTINVKDEEEKAKVNQSPTPVDTSKQCPTCNKVFSTLTKLTRHMKTHASDLPYKCKICNKGFAHSGNFKIHLRMHTGERPFRCVVCDKGCRQAQDLEKHMRTHTGERPHKCAMCPKAFSTRSNLIAHIRIHTGERPYVCCVCQKSFCQSNELTKHMRTHTGEKSHICDICNKGFNGSSTLIVHRRSHTGERPYVCLVCNKAFTQNSCLATHMKRHNTNSQCDNNVNTNSTREQDTSSNPKETFTCTFCSSSFESSTEYNEHLKTHSTASEES